The following proteins come from a genomic window of Galactobacillus timonensis:
- a CDS encoding ABC transporter ATP-binding protein → MDPLLEVNELRVRFRDDYGERIVTDDISFEVMPSEFLGIVGESGCGKSVTNLAVMGLLPNSAAITHGSIHFEGKDLLALSDSKLDAIRGKDLCMVYQDALTSLDPVFTIGSQLRETIAAHLTKERKQAKELALAVLKDVGLEDGERILSMYPHELSGGMRQRVMIAMALVCHPRLLIADEPTTALDVTIQAEIMGMLGRIQKETSMAMVLITHDIGLIAQTADRVLVMYAGQIVEEADVHELFHHPSHPYTRMLLASVPEISTRKDRRLVNIQGTVPQDYTHIEGCRYASRCPFASAQCAQKQAMVAVEKGHLARCYRAKEFYSHDGD, encoded by the coding sequence ATGGATCCTTTGCTGGAAGTAAACGAACTGCGTGTGCGGTTTCGCGATGACTATGGGGAACGCATCGTTACGGATGACATCTCCTTTGAAGTGATGCCTTCAGAATTTCTGGGCATCGTCGGTGAGTCCGGCTGCGGCAAGAGTGTGACGAATCTGGCCGTGATGGGACTGCTGCCCAATTCGGCGGCCATTACCCATGGCTCGATTCATTTTGAGGGAAAGGATCTGCTGGCACTGAGCGATTCGAAACTGGACGCGATCCGGGGCAAGGATCTGTGCATGGTGTATCAGGATGCGCTGACGTCGCTGGATCCGGTGTTTACGATCGGTTCGCAGCTGCGGGAAACGATCGCTGCCCACCTGACGAAGGAACGGAAGCAGGCGAAGGAGCTTGCGCTTGCGGTGCTGAAGGATGTCGGCCTCGAGGACGGGGAGCGGATTCTGAGTATGTATCCCCATGAGCTTTCCGGCGGCATGCGGCAGAGAGTGATGATCGCGATGGCGCTGGTATGCCATCCGCGGCTGCTGATTGCGGATGAGCCGACGACGGCGCTTGATGTGACTATCCAGGCGGAAATCATGGGGATGCTTGGCAGGATTCAGAAGGAAACTTCGATGGCCATGGTCCTGATTACGCATGATATCGGTCTGATTGCCCAGACGGCGGACCGGGTGCTGGTGATGTATGCGGGACAGATCGTGGAAGAGGCGGATGTTCATGAGCTGTTCCATCATCCTTCGCATCCCTATACAAGGATGCTGCTGGCGAGTGTGCCGGAAATATCGACGCGCAAGGACCGGCGTCTTGTGAATATTCAGGGTACAGTTCCGCAGGATTATACCCATATTGAGGGCTGCCGCTATGCGAGCCGCTGTCCGTTTGCCAGCGCGCAGTGCGCTCAGAAACAGGCAATGGTCGCAGTTGAGAAAGGTCATCTTGCACGGTGCTATCGGGCGAAGGAGTTTTACAGTCATGACGGAGACTAA
- a CDS encoding ABC transporter ATP-binding protein produces MTETKPLLSVRGLKKYFPQESSKLFGKKSYLKAVDGIDFDLYEGETVGLVGESGCGKSTTARILAGIETPSEGSAFYRGKDLFTMTKAEKAAIRTEIQMIFQDNYASLNPRRRVYDILVEPLLYHHRITKDQADAKVQELLDMVGLPQNASERYPQEFSGGQRQRISIARALALEPKVLICDEPVSALDVSIQAQILNLLKDLQERLGVSYLFIAHGLGAVHYISDEIDVMYLGKIVEAGAEEDVFLHPLHPYTQLLIAAVPAVDPDHRTLLKANMGGEVPLSGATGTGCSFAPRCPFATERCYRECPKMKEALDSAGGRHQVACFHVEEGQENG; encoded by the coding sequence ATGACGGAGACTAAACCGCTGCTTTCAGTGCGCGGGCTGAAGAAATATTTTCCGCAGGAGAGTTCAAAACTGTTCGGAAAGAAGAGCTATCTGAAGGCCGTGGACGGTATTGATTTTGATCTTTATGAAGGAGAAACCGTGGGCCTTGTCGGTGAGTCGGGCTGCGGCAAGTCGACGACGGCGCGCATTCTTGCCGGGATCGAAACGCCCAGTGAAGGGTCTGCCTTCTATCGGGGCAAGGATCTGTTCACGATGACAAAGGCGGAAAAAGCTGCGATCCGTACCGAGATCCAGATGATCTTTCAGGACAACTACGCTTCGCTGAATCCGCGCCGACGTGTGTATGACATTCTGGTGGAGCCGCTGCTGTATCATCATCGCATTACGAAGGATCAGGCAGATGCGAAGGTGCAGGAGCTGCTGGATATGGTTGGTCTGCCACAGAATGCGTCGGAGCGGTATCCGCAGGAATTCTCCGGCGGCCAGCGGCAGCGTATTTCGATTGCCAGGGCTCTGGCTCTGGAGCCGAAGGTGTTGATCTGCGATGAGCCGGTATCGGCGCTGGATGTTTCGATTCAGGCACAGATCCTGAATCTCTTGAAGGATCTGCAGGAGCGGCTCGGGGTCAGTTATCTTTTCATTGCGCACGGTCTTGGCGCGGTACATTACATCAGTGATGAGATCGATGTGATGTATCTGGGAAAGATTGTGGAAGCTGGCGCGGAGGAGGATGTGTTTCTGCATCCGCTGCATCCCTATACGCAGCTGCTGATTGCGGCGGTTCCGGCGGTGGATCCGGATCATCGTACGCTGCTGAAGGCGAACATGGGCGGTGAGGTGCCGCTGTCCGGTGCCACCGGTACGGGCTGCTCGTTTGCGCCAAGATGTCCCTTTGCGACGGAGCGCTGCTATCGTGAGTGTCCGAAGATGAAGGAGGCACTGGATTCTGCCGGCGGCAGGCATCAGGTGGCATGTTTCCATGTGGAAGAGGGGCAGGAAAATGGCTAA
- a CDS encoding ABC transporter permease has product MAKYLLKRILVALVTLIGITVIDYWLMNLAGDPVKMMAGPKANAAALALKAEELGMDQPVIVRYFRWLSAVLHGDLGISYKSYEAVSDMIASHLGPTLALMGTALLVSLAIAVFFGIYSAVHQHTKRDYVIVSLAFFGQSVPGFFLALVLVYVFSIRLGWLPSSGMRQLGTAGSGIQGRYMVLPVLVLALSEAGNNIRYIRSSMLEILNRDYMRTAKGKGIGHFLTIYKHGLRNALIPIITVIGMEIPAMFGGSIIVEEIFSWPGLGLMTMSAVLSRDVPVIMGSCLLSAVVVLVSNLVVDILYALADPTIRLQ; this is encoded by the coding sequence ATGGCTAAATATCTTCTGAAGCGTATTCTTGTCGCTCTTGTGACATTGATTGGCATTACGGTGATCGATTACTGGTTGATGAATCTCGCCGGGGATCCGGTAAAAATGATGGCGGGTCCGAAGGCAAATGCGGCGGCTCTGGCTTTGAAGGCCGAGGAACTTGGCATGGATCAGCCGGTGATTGTGCGTTATTTCCGCTGGCTGAGTGCAGTTTTGCATGGAGATCTTGGGATTTCGTACAAGAGCTATGAGGCGGTGTCGGATATGATCGCCTCACACCTTGGCCCGACCCTGGCATTGATGGGTACGGCGCTGCTGGTGAGTCTTGCGATTGCGGTGTTCTTCGGTATCTACAGTGCTGTTCATCAGCATACGAAGCGTGACTATGTCATTGTTTCGCTGGCATTTTTCGGTCAAAGTGTTCCGGGCTTCTTTCTGGCGCTTGTGCTGGTCTATGTGTTTTCGATCCGGCTGGGCTGGCTGCCAAGTTCCGGGATGCGTCAGCTGGGAACGGCGGGCAGCGGCATTCAGGGAAGGTATATGGTGCTTCCGGTACTGGTGCTTGCGCTGAGCGAAGCCGGCAACAACATCCGCTATATTCGTTCTTCGATGCTGGAGATTCTGAACAGGGACTATATGCGTACGGCCAAAGGCAAGGGCATTGGTCATTTTCTTACCATCTACAAGCATGGTCTGCGCAATGCGTTGATTCCGATCATTACGGTCATCGGCATGGAGATTCCGGCGATGTTCGGCGGCTCGATCATTGTGGAGGAGATCTTCTCGTGGCCGGGGTTGGGGCTGATGACGATGAGTGCGGTGCTGAGCCGGGATGTGCCTGTGATCATGGGGTCGTGTCTTCTGTCGGCAGTTGTCGTTCTTGTGAGCAACCTTGTGGTGGATATTCTGTATGCGCTGGCGGATCCGACGATCCGTCTGCAGTGA
- a CDS encoding ABC transporter permease, translated as MHERYWKMVWRRFKRHKAAYVSLWILGILVVLAVLAPVIAPYDPNAIDPAAFSAGPSAAHLLGTDSIGRDVLSRLLYGTQVSLTVGILSTLLATGIGVVLGLLAGYFGGTVDQVIMRFTDMIMSFPYILLILVAGVIFQPGMWTIILILGFVDWPGVARLVRGSVLNLKEQDFVHSAEIEGMSRMHILFKEILPNCVAPILIFASGVMAISILDEASLSFLGMGIQPPMASLGNMLNGAQSLTVLTSLPWLWVPPGVVIILLVICTNFVGDGIRDAVDPSSVQ; from the coding sequence ATGCATGAAAGATACTGGAAGATGGTATGGCGGCGTTTCAAGCGCCATAAGGCGGCTTACGTTTCGCTGTGGATTCTGGGAATTCTGGTGGTGCTGGCCGTGCTGGCGCCGGTGATTGCGCCTTATGATCCCAATGCGATTGATCCGGCGGCGTTTTCGGCTGGACCGAGTGCTGCCCATCTGTTAGGGACGGATTCGATTGGCCGTGATGTGCTGAGCCGTCTGCTGTATGGTACGCAGGTGTCGCTGACGGTCGGCATTCTTTCTACACTGCTTGCGACGGGCATCGGTGTTGTTCTGGGCTTGCTGGCCGGGTATTTCGGCGGCACCGTGGATCAGGTGATCATGCGGTTTACGGACATGATCATGTCGTTTCCGTATATTCTTCTGATTCTGGTGGCCGGTGTGATCTTTCAGCCGGGCATGTGGACGATCATTCTGATTCTCGGCTTTGTGGACTGGCCCGGAGTGGCGCGGCTGGTGCGGGGCAGCGTGCTCAATCTCAAGGAACAGGATTTTGTGCACAGTGCGGAGATTGAAGGAATGTCGCGGATGCACATTCTGTTCAAGGAAATTCTCCCGAACTGCGTGGCTCCGATTCTGATCTTCGCTTCGGGTGTCATGGCGATTTCGATTCTTGATGAGGCGAGCCTGAGCTTTCTTGGCATGGGCATTCAGCCGCCGATGGCTTCGCTTGGCAATATGCTGAACGGGGCGCAGTCACTGACTGTACTGACGTCGCTGCCGTGGCTGTGGGTTCCGCCGGGAGTCGTAATCATTCTGCTGGTCATCTGCACGAATTTTGTCGGTGACGGGATCCGCGATGCGGTCGATCCTTCTTCGGTTCAATAG